One stretch of Candidatus Brocadiaceae bacterium DNA includes these proteins:
- the tkt gene encoding transketolase, with translation MQVQTIEKKKIDLTVNTIKMLSADAVEKAKSGHPGLPMGCSDIAFVLWMQFLRFNPKDPQWPNRDRFILSAGHGSMLLYSILHLFGYDVSLEDLKQFRQLNSKTPGHPEYGHTPGVEVTTGPLGQGFSNGVGMALAEKVLAQKFNKDDRKILDHQIYGIVSDGDLMEGVTAEAASLAGHLGLSNIVYIYDSNHITIEGKTSLAFTEDVGKRFEAYSWRIFKVDGHNHQEIAETIEAARNEKEKPSLIIAQTHIGKGSPNKEGTASVHGEPLGEKELGLTKENIGWPKDPTFYVPDEVKQLCDSRLKELQEEYDTWQTQFQKYIKDDPNQSKAWDAQFNPQIPENLESELLKTIKKDSVATRSASGEMMQVISERIPAFLGGSADLSPSTKTDIKNSSTIDKNTFKGKNIHFGIREHAMGSILNGLALYGGIIPYGSTFLTFSDYMRPPIRLAALMKIQVIYVFTHDSIFLGEDGPTHQPIEHVPALRLIPNLLVLRPSDATETASAWITALNHTNGPSALILTRQNLPVIDRSNYPSSSQLHHGGYILKDSGKKPELILMASGSEVAVALEVTTLLQQKGIAARLVSMPSLELFRANTDEYKKNILPPACTKRVAIEAAARNDWYEFAGQDGLIIGIDHFGASAPAQTLAEYYGFTTENILGEIQRKWDI, from the coding sequence ATGCAAGTACAAACCATAGAAAAAAAGAAAATTGATCTTACGGTAAATACCATTAAAATGCTATCAGCAGATGCCGTCGAAAAGGCAAAATCGGGCCATCCGGGACTCCCCATGGGGTGTTCTGACATCGCCTTTGTCCTGTGGATGCAATTCCTGCGATTTAACCCAAAAGACCCTCAATGGCCAAACCGGGACCGGTTTATCCTTTCCGCAGGCCACGGCTCCATGTTGCTGTATTCGATCCTTCACCTTTTTGGATATGATGTGTCTCTTGAGGACTTGAAACAATTCAGGCAATTAAACAGTAAGACGCCAGGACACCCAGAGTATGGTCATACCCCGGGAGTAGAAGTAACAACGGGACCTCTGGGACAGGGATTCTCCAATGGTGTCGGTATGGCATTGGCCGAAAAAGTACTGGCACAAAAATTCAACAAGGATGACAGAAAGATTTTAGATCACCAGATTTACGGAATTGTCAGTGACGGAGACCTCATGGAAGGGGTAACGGCAGAGGCAGCATCGCTGGCGGGCCATCTGGGCCTTTCCAATATTGTGTATATCTACGATTCCAATCATATCACTATAGAAGGGAAGACCTCTCTTGCCTTCACAGAAGATGTGGGGAAACGCTTCGAGGCTTACTCATGGAGGATATTCAAGGTTGACGGACATAATCACCAGGAGATAGCCGAAACAATAGAGGCAGCACGCAATGAAAAGGAAAAACCTTCCTTAATCATTGCACAAACGCACATTGGCAAGGGAAGTCCAAACAAGGAGGGCACCGCTTCCGTACACGGGGAACCACTGGGAGAGAAAGAGCTGGGATTAACGAAAGAAAATATTGGCTGGCCGAAAGACCCGACATTCTATGTTCCCGATGAGGTAAAGCAGCTCTGCGATAGCCGTCTAAAAGAGTTGCAGGAAGAATACGATACATGGCAGACGCAGTTTCAGAAATATATTAAAGATGATCCAAATCAGTCCAAGGCATGGGATGCCCAGTTTAACCCGCAAATTCCGGAAAATCTGGAATCTGAACTCCTGAAAACCATAAAGAAGGACTCGGTCGCCACCCGTTCTGCCTCGGGTGAGATGATGCAGGTGATTTCCGAGCGGATACCCGCCTTCCTCGGCGGCTCTGCTGACTTGTCCCCTTCGACAAAAACGGACATCAAAAATTCATCTACTATCGATAAAAATACCTTTAAAGGGAAAAACATCCACTTCGGAATCAGGGAACACGCCATGGGAAGTATCCTGAACGGTTTGGCGCTCTACGGCGGCATCATCCCTTATGGCTCCACCTTTTTAACATTTTCAGATTATATGCGCCCCCCTATTCGGCTTGCCGCTCTCATGAAAATCCAGGTAATCTATGTCTTTACCCACGACAGTATTTTTCTCGGAGAAGATGGCCCAACCCACCAACCCATTGAACATGTGCCAGCCCTTCGCCTTATCCCGAATCTCCTGGTATTGAGACCTTCAGACGCGACAGAAACGGCATCGGCATGGATAACAGCGCTGAACCATACAAATGGTCCATCTGCTTTAATATTAACCCGCCAGAACTTACCTGTTATAGACCGGTCAAATTACCCATCATCAAGCCAATTGCATCATGGCGGCTATATTCTCAAGGATTCAGGGAAAAAACCCGAATTAATCCTCATGGCTTCAGGCTCAGAGGTCGCCGTTGCCCTGGAAGTAACGACACTATTACAACAAAAAGGCATTGCCGCAAGATTAGTCAGCATGCCAAGCCTGGAGTTGTTCAGGGCAAATACGGACGAATATAAAAAGAACATTCTACCGCCGGCATGTACAAAGCGCGTAGCCATTGAGGCTGCTGCCCGAAATGATTGGTACGAGTTTGCAGGACAGGATGGCCTTATCATTGGAATCGATCACTTCGGCGCGTCTGCCCCGGCGCAAACGCTGGCAGAATACTATGGTTTTACAACGGAAAATATTTTAGGTGAAATTCAAAGAAAGTGGGACATATAA
- the proC gene encoding pyrroline-5-carboxylate reductase: MLKEKIGFIGGGKMAEALCKGIIKAGLSNVDNIITSDAVPDQCKFFHEEVGVRTTQKNLDVISFADVIVFAVKPQAMNKVLMDIKNSISHRQLMVSIAAGIPIHFFESRLPEGTRVIRVMPNTPCLIGASATAFSLGKHATETDEQLVYQLFNAVGKAVSLEERYLDAVTGLSGSGPAYVYMFIEAMADGGVRMGLSRDVSISLAAQTVLGAAKMVLETGLHTAQLKDAVTSPAGTTIEGVSKLESGGFRAAIINAVEASALKSKQLGELL; this comes from the coding sequence ATGCTCAAGGAAAAGATTGGTTTCATCGGTGGCGGGAAAATGGCGGAGGCTCTTTGCAAAGGTATTATCAAAGCGGGGCTGAGTAATGTTGACAATATCATAACCAGCGACGCCGTTCCAGACCAATGCAAATTTTTCCATGAAGAAGTAGGGGTAAGAACCACACAAAAAAACCTGGACGTTATCTCATTTGCCGATGTCATAGTATTCGCGGTGAAACCACAGGCAATGAATAAAGTGCTTATGGATATCAAAAATTCCATTTCCCATCGGCAATTGATGGTATCTATTGCCGCAGGCATACCAATACATTTTTTCGAATCAAGACTACCGGAGGGTACCCGAGTTATCCGGGTAATGCCGAATACCCCTTGTCTGATTGGCGCATCTGCCACTGCCTTTTCATTAGGAAAACACGCGACGGAAACAGATGAACAATTGGTATATCAATTGTTTAATGCCGTGGGCAAGGCAGTATCCCTGGAGGAAAGATACCTGGACGCCGTAACCGGATTAAGCGGAAGCGGCCCTGCATATGTCTATATGTTTATTGAGGCTATGGCTGATGGCGGTGTAAGGATGGGCCTTTCGAGAGACGTATCTATAAGCCTTGCAGCACAAACAGTACTGGGCGCGGCAAAGATGGTATTGGAAACAGGCCTGCATACCGCACAATTAAAAGACGCTGTAACCTCTCCTGCAGGAACAACCATTGAGGGAGTCAGTAAATTGGAAAGCGGAGGTTTCCGTGCTGCAATTATCAATGCAGTAGAAGCTTCTGCGTTAAAATCAAAACAATTGGGAGAACTTTTATAG
- a CDS encoding tetratricopeptide repeat protein, producing MNRNILFKTITICSMVTAIFLMMPPYFSYAEPTTKKNAKGERQSRSSSMLNPATELYNQGLNYAEYNLFDEAIEMYKKSLMENPDNTKVYNSLGMAYIEKGMFNDAIQTFKKLIKKDPENFAAFYNLGTAYFDTNNFENAIEAFQKTVQINPEHRSAFSLLGIAYAKVGKYDQAIAILEKRLVLDPNLALTHLNLGLVYSMKGEDEKAVEAYQKTLEINPGHESALYNLGLFYEKAENIDKAIFYYNKTVEINSSNANAQYRLGKNYLKKKQYDEAMNAFQISAMSDPSNIEVYHDIGTVFQEQGNNEKAEDYFSLYKNRLNAKKKKSVQFR from the coding sequence GTGAACAGGAATATACTTTTTAAAACCATAACGATTTGCAGTATGGTGACAGCAATTTTTTTGATGATGCCACCATATTTTTCTTATGCGGAACCAACCACGAAAAAAAATGCAAAGGGAGAAAGACAATCCCGTTCTTCTTCGATGCTTAATCCTGCCACTGAACTGTACAATCAGGGATTGAATTATGCAGAGTACAATCTTTTTGACGAGGCAATTGAGATGTATAAAAAGTCCTTGATGGAAAACCCCGATAACACCAAAGTGTATAACAGCCTCGGTATGGCTTATATTGAAAAGGGCATGTTTAACGACGCTATACAGACCTTCAAGAAACTCATAAAAAAAGACCCTGAAAATTTTGCTGCATTCTACAATCTTGGCACTGCTTATTTCGATACAAACAACTTCGAAAATGCCATTGAAGCCTTTCAAAAGACCGTTCAGATAAATCCGGAACACCGATCTGCTTTCTCTCTTTTAGGAATAGCGTATGCCAAGGTGGGCAAATATGACCAGGCAATAGCAATACTGGAAAAACGACTTGTACTAGATCCCAACTTAGCGCTGACCCATTTAAACCTCGGGCTCGTTTATTCCATGAAAGGAGAAGATGAAAAAGCCGTCGAAGCATATCAAAAAACATTAGAAATTAATCCTGGTCATGAAAGTGCGCTCTATAACCTCGGGCTCTTTTACGAGAAAGCGGAAAACATTGACAAAGCGATATTTTATTACAACAAAACGGTCGAAATTAATTCAAGTAATGCAAACGCTCAATATCGCTTGGGGAAAAACTATCTGAAGAAAAAACAATACGATGAGGCAATGAATGCATTTCAAATATCAGCAATGTCCGACCCAAGCAATATTGAAGTCTACCACGATATTGGCACCGTCTTTCAGGAACAGGGTAATAACGAAAAGGCAGAGGATTATTTCTCCCTCTATAAAAACCGGTTAAATGCTAAAAAAAAGAAATCAGTACAATTCCGTTAA
- a CDS encoding metal ABC transporter permease — protein sequence MEQLFEILNPHFLLRNSFYVGLIVGFVCPQVGIFFVLRRMILLGIALPQVSNAGIAFAFLLHNMGVHFFYHVESDADMALAGSVVFTLIAIFTLAILERKQKGFTENRIGYTYALAGATSIIFISWNPYGRSELLSMLQGEIIAIPDLYFWLMLGIYGIIFIFLTGFHRNFILVSYDRDMAITMGKKVVLWDILLFFIIGILISFGVMAVGPMVIFGFLLIPTIAARMITRGILLFCIVSSAIGIVSAFLGFYLSYRFDLPTGPTDVALLCIVFILLYAGKLCFRLLRRKPPPSFTKGLSQR from the coding sequence ATGGAACAACTTTTTGAAATCCTGAACCCGCATTTTCTCTTACGAAATTCGTTTTATGTTGGATTAATCGTAGGGTTTGTATGTCCACAGGTAGGCATATTTTTTGTCTTGCGACGTATGATATTACTGGGTATAGCGTTACCGCAGGTATCCAATGCAGGTATTGCCTTTGCATTTCTCCTCCATAACATGGGTGTGCATTTTTTCTACCATGTGGAGTCTGATGCCGATATGGCCCTTGCAGGTTCCGTTGTTTTTACCCTCATTGCCATTTTTACCCTGGCCATTCTGGAACGCAAACAAAAGGGGTTTACGGAAAATCGCATAGGATACACATATGCCCTTGCAGGAGCAACTTCCATTATATTTATTTCATGGAATCCCTATGGACGTTCAGAGTTACTCTCAATGTTACAGGGTGAGATCATCGCTATTCCAGATCTTTATTTTTGGTTGATGCTCGGTATTTATGGAATTATTTTTATTTTTCTTACTGGTTTTCACCGAAATTTTATCCTGGTTTCATACGATAGAGACATGGCTATTACCATGGGGAAAAAAGTTGTCCTATGGGATATTTTGTTATTTTTCATCATAGGAATTCTGATTTCGTTTGGTGTCATGGCTGTAGGTCCAATGGTTATATTTGGTTTCCTTTTGATACCAACAATTGCTGCAAGAATGATTACTCGAGGTATCCTGCTTTTTTGTATTGTGTCATCTGCAATCGGTATTGTATCAGCTTTTCTTGGGTTTTACCTTTCCTATCGTTTCGACCTCCCCACAGGTCCTACCGATGTTGCATTACTCTGTATTGTATTTATACTCTTGTATGCCGGGAAACTGTGTTTCCGACTGTTAAGGCGGAAGCCCCCCCCGTCTTTCACAAAAGGGCTATCACAGAGATGA
- a CDS encoding metal ABC transporter ATP-binding protein, translated as MVTHNCIILKNVAIGYRGIPFLSDINFSLKKGEFTALLGQNGSGKTTLFKTILRIIPLIRGTILYDNNQFPKFGYVPQHQYLDEIYPFTATEVVLMGTFGKTKPFKLTHKKDRVWVEQCLKDVGMLNFKKKLFSELSGGQKQRILIARALATQPDILLLDEPVTGIDFAAQKMIMKLISQLHKKHQLTIVMVTHALQNLPKCINKVIWIQDKKVNLRNIEEFSVNENVYRVPF; from the coding sequence ATGGTTACACACAATTGCATTATCCTGAAAAATGTTGCTATCGGATACAGGGGAATTCCTTTTCTGAGCGATATTAATTTTTCTTTAAAAAAAGGAGAGTTCACCGCCCTGTTAGGACAAAACGGTTCAGGAAAAACAACACTGTTTAAAACAATCCTGCGCATTATTCCTCTCATCCGGGGTACTATCCTTTACGATAACAATCAATTTCCCAAATTTGGTTATGTACCGCAACATCAGTATTTAGATGAAATATATCCGTTTACAGCAACAGAGGTGGTATTAATGGGCACATTCGGAAAGACGAAACCATTTAAACTAACCCACAAAAAAGACCGTGTTTGGGTGGAACAATGCCTGAAAGATGTCGGCATGCTGAATTTTAAAAAAAAATTATTTTCAGAACTATCAGGTGGCCAAAAACAACGGATACTGATAGCACGTGCACTGGCAACTCAACCAGATATTCTGCTGCTGGATGAACCTGTGACGGGAATAGACTTCGCAGCTCAAAAAATGATAATGAAACTTATTTCTCAGTTGCATAAAAAACATCAATTGACGATTGTAATGGTTACACACGCATTACAAAATCTTCCGAAATGTATAAATAAAGTAATTTGGATACAAGATAAGAAAGTTAATTTGCGAAACATCGAAGAATTTTCCGTTAACGAGAATGTTTATCGCGTACCATTTTAA
- a CDS encoding metal ABC transporter substrate-binding protein, translating into MYKPKPQQLPEHLKEGASIMKIIRLLLIGFFLCIICMTSVSYAKKITIVTSTADLAALAEEIGKDKVKVMSIAKPTEDPHFVDAKPSFMVKLNRADLFIESGLELEIGWLPTLVIGARNNKILPGKPGYLLASSGIRAIEVPAPEMSDRLMGDIHPLGNPHYMLDPLNGKIVAGRICDRLCQIDPENCDCYKSNLYEFTQKLNRKLSEWQSMLSPFLDTKIITYHKTWGYFAERFQLNIIGELEPKPGIPPSPSHLKNLIWRMNNEEVKLIIISSFREQRSPEFVAAKTGAKVLALPIMPGGQKETMDYIDMFDHIVNQIVSALKTKTT; encoded by the coding sequence ATGTATAAACCTAAACCACAACAATTACCGGAACATTTAAAAGAAGGGGCTTCAATTATGAAAATAATACGTCTTTTACTCATAGGTTTTTTTCTCTGTATAATCTGCATGACTTCTGTCTCGTATGCAAAAAAAATAACTATTGTCACATCAACTGCGGACCTTGCTGCCCTTGCTGAGGAAATTGGGAAAGATAAAGTAAAGGTAATGAGTATTGCAAAACCGACGGAGGATCCTCACTTTGTAGACGCAAAACCAAGCTTTATGGTAAAACTCAACAGGGCAGATTTATTTATAGAAAGTGGTCTGGAACTGGAAATTGGTTGGTTGCCAACTTTAGTTATTGGGGCAAGAAACAACAAGATACTTCCCGGAAAGCCTGGTTATCTCCTTGCTTCCTCAGGCATCCGGGCAATAGAAGTACCGGCGCCGGAAATGTCAGATCGTCTCATGGGAGATATCCATCCACTTGGAAATCCTCATTATATGCTGGATCCTTTAAACGGGAAAATAGTGGCTGGCAGGATATGCGATCGTTTGTGTCAAATAGATCCGGAAAATTGTGATTGTTACAAAAGCAATCTCTATGAATTTACACAAAAACTAAACCGGAAATTGTCTGAATGGCAAAGTATGTTGTCACCTTTTTTGGATACAAAAATTATCACGTATCATAAGACATGGGGATATTTCGCAGAACGATTTCAATTGAATATAATAGGAGAACTTGAACCAAAACCAGGAATTCCACCTTCGCCTTCCCATCTCAAAAATCTTATCTGGAGGATGAATAATGAAGAGGTAAAACTCATTATTATTTCTTCCTTTCGAGAACAAAGATCGCCGGAATTTGTTGCGGCGAAAACAGGCGCAAAGGTTCTTGCATTACCCATAATGCCCGGTGGTCAAAAGGAAACAATGGACTATATAGACATGTTTGATCACATTGTAAATCAAATTGTATCGGCCTTGAAAACAAAAACTACGTAA
- a CDS encoding MATE family efflux transporter, with translation MHLLELTEKNLNRNIVRLCVPVAIENILHLGVFLSDTVMVGRLGTNAIAAAGLAGTLFFIISMIFSSFSFGASSIVARYIGAREIHHAQLIASQAILMSILLGILVTPPLFFFAEEIQLLMRATPVVAEQGKGYLQAISVSLLFRLTILTSSGILRGAGDTRTPMKITFIINGINILLNWLLIFGIGPFPKLGVLGVGCATAIAYTVGAGLFFSNLFAGKGILHVRIQDVMRIHGALIMRIARISLPATIDATLTQLSFLFFTLIVAMLGTVSLAAHQIAIRIESMSFMLGIALAVSSATLVGQSLGAKNADLALISMKRTSYFALSLMGTFAIIFLVLPEQMAGMFKPEPEVLLLAALCIMISAIEQPALAIYMVYSGGLRGAGDTLSPMIITIAGTLCLHAPMAYIFGITLDWGLAGVWLGGAIDWIFRAAAIYILYRRGRWKRIEV, from the coding sequence ATGCATTTACTTGAGCTTACCGAAAAAAATCTGAACAGGAATATTGTAAGGCTGTGTGTTCCCGTCGCCATTGAAAACATCCTCCATTTGGGTGTATTTCTCTCTGATACCGTAATGGTAGGAAGACTGGGAACAAACGCCATTGCCGCGGCAGGCCTTGCCGGTACGTTATTTTTTATTATCTCCATGATCTTTTCCTCATTCAGTTTCGGCGCTTCGAGTATTGTTGCAAGATACATCGGTGCAAGGGAAATACATCATGCTCAGTTGATTGCATCCCAGGCAATTCTCATGTCGATACTTCTGGGTATTCTCGTCACACCACCATTGTTTTTTTTCGCGGAAGAAATACAGCTTTTGATGAGAGCCACACCAGTCGTGGCAGAACAGGGAAAGGGATATCTGCAGGCTATTTCTGTCTCTCTTTTATTTCGCCTCACGATCCTTACATCAAGCGGTATCCTGCGTGGAGCAGGTGATACCAGGACACCCATGAAAATAACATTCATTATTAACGGCATTAACATCCTGTTGAACTGGCTCTTAATATTCGGCATAGGCCCATTTCCGAAACTGGGTGTTCTGGGTGTAGGATGTGCCACCGCTATTGCTTATACGGTCGGCGCGGGCTTGTTTTTTTCAAACCTTTTCGCGGGAAAAGGTATTCTGCATGTCCGCATACAGGATGTTATGCGAATACACGGCGCCTTAATCATGAGAATTGCCCGTATTTCATTGCCGGCTACCATTGACGCGACACTGACCCAGTTGAGTTTCTTGTTTTTTACCCTGATCGTCGCTATGCTCGGTACGGTGTCACTGGCCGCGCACCAGATTGCCATCCGTATCGAATCAATGTCTTTCATGCTCGGAATTGCGCTGGCTGTCTCGTCCGCCACGCTGGTCGGCCAGAGTCTCGGAGCAAAAAACGCCGACCTTGCGCTCATCAGCATGAAACGCACCAGTTATTTTGCCCTTTCCCTCATGGGAACCTTTGCCATTATCTTCCTCGTATTACCCGAACAAATGGCCGGTATGTTTAAACCGGAACCCGAGGTGCTTTTACTCGCGGCGCTTTGTATCATGATTTCCGCCATCGAACAACCGGCGCTGGCAATCTACATGGTATATTCCGGCGGACTCCGTGGCGCGGGAGACACACTCAGTCCGATGATTATAACCATTGCCGGCACGTTGTGCCTGCACGCCCCCATGGCTTATATATTCGGCATCACACTTGACTGGGGACTGGCCGGTGTGTGGCTTGGCGGGGCCATAGACTGGATTTTCCGGGCCGCTGCCATTTATATTCTTTACAGAAGAGGAAGATGGAAAAGGATAGAGGTATAA
- a CDS encoding type II toxin-antitoxin system VapC family toxin: protein MLVDTDVLIWYLKGNDKAYRAIENENNFFLSVVTYIELVQGMRNKNELNSLRKSLREWNAQVLYISEEISTKAMIYVEQHFLIHSLLLADALIGATAVSYGLPILTANDKHYKFIKDIQIKKFRP, encoded by the coding sequence ATGCTCGTTGATACAGATGTGCTGATTTGGTACTTAAAGGGAAACGACAAAGCATACAGGGCAATAGAAAATGAAAATAATTTTTTCCTGTCTGTAGTCACTTATATCGAGCTTGTGCAGGGAATGAGAAACAAAAACGAGCTGAATAGCCTTCGAAAATCCCTCCGCGAATGGAATGCGCAAGTATTATACATATCTGAAGAAATTTCTACCAAAGCAATGATTTACGTAGAACAACATTTTTTAATCCATTCATTGCTACTGGCTGACGCATTAATAGGGGCTACCGCAGTATCATATGGTTTACCAATACTGACAGCTAACGACAAACATTACAAATTTATCAAAGACATCCAGATAAAGAAATTCAGGCCGTGA
- a CDS encoding type II toxin-antitoxin system prevent-host-death family antitoxin, translated as MKATAKDLRFHSKELLDTVSRGEEVIITYRGKPCAKLVPLPVDAGKKKNELFGIWKDYDDVQNVERYVRQLRKGRL; from the coding sequence ATGAAAGCGACGGCAAAAGATCTGAGATTTCACTCTAAAGAATTACTTGACACGGTAAGCAGGGGAGAAGAGGTTATTATTACTTATCGGGGAAAGCCATGCGCAAAACTCGTCCCTTTACCGGTTGATGCCGGTAAAAAGAAGAATGAATTATTTGGCATCTGGAAAGATTACGATGATGTGCAGAATGTTGAACGTTATGTAAGACAATTAAGAAAAGGCAGACTTTAA
- a CDS encoding type II toxin-antitoxin system RelE/ParE family toxin, protein MIENIKHRGLKRLYQSGDKIRLRPDIADKVERFLSVLDEAMTIQEVDLPGYGLHALTGDKRGFYSITMSRNHRIIFRFEDGTAYDVDLVDYH, encoded by the coding sequence ATGATAGAAAACATCAAGCATCGTGGCCTAAAGCGTTTGTATCAATCAGGGGACAAGATCAGATTACGCCCCGATATTGCTGATAAAGTCGAACGGTTTTTATCGGTGCTTGATGAAGCAATGACTATACAGGAAGTTGATCTTCCCGGTTATGGGCTTCACGCCTTAACAGGCGATAAACGTGGCTTTTATAGTATAACCATGTCGAGAAACCATAGAATTATATTCCGGTTTGAAGATGGAACTGCCTACGATGTTGATTTAGTAGATTATCATTGA
- a CDS encoding HigA family addiction module antitoxin, with translation MKYPAHPGKIIKHDCIEALNLNVTNAAKILGVSRTALSRVLNGKSSVSPEMAIRVSKAFGSTPEHWLRMQLAYDMSQMRDKVDTIQIDRYHPSSV, from the coding sequence ATGAAATATCCAGCACATCCGGGAAAAATCATCAAGCATGATTGCATTGAAGCATTAAATCTGAATGTAACTAATGCTGCGAAAATACTTGGTGTATCACGTACCGCTCTTTCCAGAGTTTTAAACGGCAAATCTTCTGTATCGCCGGAAATGGCTATTCGTGTATCCAAGGCCTTTGGCAGCACACCGGAGCATTGGCTCAGGATGCAACTTGCTTATGATATGTCACAAATGCGTGATAAGGTGGATACAATTCAAATTGACCGTTATCATCCTTCTTCTGTGTAG
- a CDS encoding IS66 family transposase: MTINNINIDATLEKVKKLLSEEKELSPTMRSMVELLVVLVTLLANRLNVNSSNSSKPPSSDPNRKRVRKENGEKKPGGQKGRVGVTLQKVEEPDKVEVIKIDRRKLPPGNYREAGYESRQVFDIDISRIVTEYRAQILEDGKGDRFVASFPKEVTKAVQYGMGVKAHAVYMSQFQLIPYKRVQEYFREQLGIPVSEGSIYNFNQEAFGLLESFEEKAKERLARSDLLHVDETGIAMNGERRWLHCTSNGSWTYFFPHEKRGTDAMNTIGILPKFRGILCHDHWKPYYTYDCTHALCNAHHLRELTGVWEEDKQQWAKDTRVLLEEINRAVNDAGGFLETSESEKYRQRYRSIVKNAEAECPPPDETNRKGKRGRVKRTKARNLLERLIEYENDVLRFMENEIVPFTNNLGENDIRMTKVHQKISGCFRSMEGAKIFCRIRSYLSTCRKQGVSSSQGLEILFRGELPDFV; the protein is encoded by the coding sequence TTGACGATAAACAACATTAATATTGATGCAACGCTCGAAAAAGTGAAGAAACTTCTTTCTGAAGAGAAAGAGTTGTCACCAACCATGCGGTCTATGGTTGAGCTGCTGGTAGTACTGGTGACGTTACTGGCAAATCGCTTAAACGTGAACAGTAGTAATAGTAGCAAGCCGCCATCAAGTGATCCGAATCGCAAGAGAGTGCGCAAGGAGAACGGGGAGAAAAAGCCAGGCGGTCAAAAAGGTCGTGTGGGTGTAACCCTTCAAAAGGTCGAGGAGCCAGATAAGGTTGAGGTCATCAAAATTGACCGGAGAAAACTCCCGCCGGGAAACTATAGGGAGGCAGGTTATGAATCACGGCAGGTATTCGATATTGATATTTCAAGAATCGTAACGGAATATCGTGCGCAGATCCTTGAAGATGGTAAAGGGGATCGATTTGTAGCGTCTTTTCCTAAGGAAGTGACAAAGGCAGTGCAGTATGGAATGGGAGTGAAAGCACATGCAGTGTATATGTCACAATTTCAATTGATTCCTTATAAGAGAGTACAGGAGTATTTTCGAGAGCAACTCGGGATACCGGTGAGCGAAGGTTCCATTTACAACTTTAATCAAGAAGCATTCGGTTTATTGGAGAGCTTTGAAGAAAAAGCCAAAGAGAGGCTTGCCCGCTCAGATTTGCTCCATGTTGATGAAACGGGCATTGCCATGAATGGGGAAAGGCGTTGGCTGCATTGTACCTCCAATGGTTCATGGACGTACTTTTTCCCCCATGAGAAACGGGGAACTGATGCGATGAATACGATAGGGATATTACCCAAATTCAGGGGAATTCTTTGTCACGACCACTGGAAGCCGTATTACACGTATGATTGTACCCATGCATTATGTAATGCCCACCACTTAAGAGAATTGACAGGGGTATGGGAAGAAGACAAGCAGCAATGGGCAAAAGATACGAGAGTCTTGCTCGAAGAGATAAATCGCGCAGTAAATGATGCGGGAGGTTTTTTAGAAACCAGTGAGTCTGAAAAATACCGACAAAGGTATCGCTCGATAGTAAAAAATGCGGAAGCTGAATGTCCCCCACCTGATGAAACGAACAGAAAAGGGAAAAGGGGGAGAGTGAAAAGGACAAAAGCCCGGAATCTTCTGGAGCGATTGATAGAATACGAGAATGATGTGCTAAGATTTATGGAAAATGAAATTGTGCCCTTCACAAACAATTTAGGTGAAAATGATATCAGGATGACAAAGGTTCACCAGAAAATATCTGGCTGTTTCCGTTCTATGGAAGGCGCCAAAATTTTCTGTCGTATTCGTAGTTATCTCTCTACCTGTAGAAAGCAAGGGGTAAGCTCAAGCCAGGGCTTAGAAATATTATTTCGAGGTGAATTGCCTGATTTTGTTTGA